The Pan troglodytes isolate AG18354 chromosome 7, NHGRI_mPanTro3-v2.0_pri, whole genome shotgun sequence genome has a window encoding:
- the LOC100614282 gene encoding uncharacterized protein LOC100614282 — protein sequence MAVDGVRRTPAEGGRLRGKRKRRHLEMGEEEQRGEAGAVPRGLRARIFPGERTCDFTSSPSPAGAAGRGRSGEVALPTRPHLAENATGRQLPVFSSGFWHPQRKKRGDPLWPQEAQKHCPGCARKGENLGDPPKAPLGLSTELAQLRAATRDAASFRPVGALLALSASIPSFGPRSHISNDTLADSPASLAASLQRADASPEVVPTALPAVYHFLAACEGICPHSCAAPSMIELWDFLIQQHQPEKAVACTITHIPGLRYKLHENSHLVYLVHGYRTVPGAQ from the exons ATGGCAGTGGATGGGGTTCGCAGGACCCCTGCGGAAGGGGGACGTTTAAGGGGCAAGCGGAAAAGGAGACACCTggaaatgggggaggaggagcagCGGGGCGAGGCGGGGGCGGTGCCGCGTGGTCTGCGAGCCCGGATATTCCCTGGGGAGCGCACCTGCGACTTCACCTCCAGTCCCTCCCCGGCTGGGGCAGCGGGGCGCGGGCGCTCGGGAGAGGTGGCGCTGCCTACTCGGCCTCATCTTGCTGAGAATGCGACGGGGCGACAGCTTCCTGTCTTTTCCAGTGGCTTTTGGCATCCCCAGAGGAAAAAACGGGGAGACCCGCTTTGGCCTCAGGAAGCGCAGAAACACTGTCCTGGCTGCGCGCGCAAGGGCGAGAACCTAGGGGACCCGCCTAAAGCGCCGTTGGGGCTGAGCACCGAACTCGCACAGCTCCGGGCAGCGACCCGCGATGCGGCATCCTTCCGCCCGGTGGGAGCCCTCCTAGCCCTCAGCGCGTCTATTCCTAGCTTCGGTCCCCGCAGCCATATAAGCAATGACACCCTCGCCGACTCGCCTGCCAGCTTGGCCGCCTCCCTGCAGAGGGCTGACGCTTCTCCAGAAGTT GTGCCCACTGCCCTCCCTGCTGTGTACCACTTTCTTGCTGCCTGTGAAGGTATTTGTCCTCACTCTTGTGCTGCTCCTTCAATGATAGAACTTTGGGACTTTCTCATCCAGCAGCACCAGCCTGAAAAAGCAGTGGCTTGCACCATCACACACATACCTGgtctcag atataagctccatgagaacagCCACCTTGTTTACCTTGTTCATGGAtacagaacagtgcctggtgctcaataa